The following proteins come from a genomic window of Natrinema saccharevitans:
- a CDS encoding SHOCT domain-containing protein gives MASGTAGGREYSLVELFAMKFVLADVLIIALLLLAGPIYAILATAVIVLGGLLLWYLAEGGSDESADAESSASAAESEAAATEIDPVTTLQERYAAGELSDAEFEAKLDRLLEADERATDAGVETEELSLERER, from the coding sequence ATGGCCAGCGGGACCGCCGGCGGTCGGGAGTACTCCCTCGTCGAACTGTTCGCCATGAAGTTCGTCCTGGCCGACGTGTTGATCATCGCCCTGTTGCTGTTGGCGGGGCCGATCTACGCCATTCTGGCCACCGCCGTGATCGTCCTCGGGGGACTGCTCCTGTGGTATCTCGCCGAGGGCGGCAGCGACGAGTCCGCCGATGCCGAATCGTCCGCCTCGGCCGCCGAATCCGAGGCGGCCGCCACTGAAATCGATCCAGTGACGACCTTACAGGAGCGATACGCCGCCGGCGAACTCTCCGACGCCGAGTTCGAGGCGAAGCTGGATCGACTGCTCGAGGCCGACGAACGAGCGACCGACGCCGGCGTCGAGACCGAGGAGTTGTCCCTCGAGCGCGAGCGGTGA
- a CDS encoding HAD-IIA family hydrolase, whose product MTDYEAAILDVDGTMVRGEALLPGATDGLRAIEAAGCSRLLFSNNPTRGSDHYREKLAPHGIDVDPGTVLTSATVSAEYLAATHPDQRVYLVGSERLESILADAAVALTTEPDEAEVVLGSFDETFSYGTLWSALRALEGDVPFYGTDPDATVPIDDGEIPGSGAIIAAMEAVAGREPDAILGKPSSVAAAAAMDRLEADPRNTLVVGDRLDTDIALGNRAGMETALVLTGVTDRSDLADVGADAEPDHVLESLAAVETLL is encoded by the coding sequence ATGACCGACTACGAGGCGGCGATTCTCGACGTCGACGGGACGATGGTCCGGGGCGAGGCGTTGCTCCCCGGCGCGACCGACGGCTTGCGCGCGATCGAGGCCGCGGGCTGTTCGCGACTGCTCTTCTCGAACAACCCCACCCGGGGAAGCGATCACTACCGCGAGAAACTCGCGCCCCACGGGATCGACGTCGATCCCGGGACCGTCCTCACCTCCGCGACGGTCTCGGCGGAGTACCTCGCCGCGACCCATCCCGACCAACGGGTCTATCTCGTTGGCAGCGAGCGACTCGAGTCGATCCTCGCGGACGCGGCCGTCGCGCTGACGACCGAGCCCGACGAGGCCGAGGTCGTCCTGGGATCGTTCGACGAGACCTTCTCCTACGGCACCCTCTGGTCGGCCCTGCGGGCGCTCGAGGGCGACGTCCCCTTTTACGGCACCGATCCGGACGCGACGGTTCCGATCGACGACGGCGAGATTCCGGGGTCGGGCGCGATCATCGCCGCGATGGAGGCCGTCGCCGGCCGCGAGCCCGACGCGATCCTCGGGAAGCCCTCGTCGGTCGCGGCCGCGGCCGCCATGGACCGGCTCGAGGCCGACCCCCGGAACACGCTTGTCGTCGGCGACCGGCTCGATACCGACATCGCGCTGGGAAATCGCGCGGGGATGGAGACCGCGCTCGTCCTCACCGGCGTCACCGATCGGTCGGACCTCGCCGACGTGGGGGCCGACGCCGAACCCGACCACGTCCTCGAGTCGCTGGCCGCCGTCGAGACGCTTCTCTGA
- a CDS encoding acyl-CoA thioesterase: MTDLVETVVENREMVQPNHANMLDVAHGGNVMKWMDEVGAMSAMRFSGEMCVTARVNQMNFERPIPVGDTAYITAYVYDAGSSSVKVRLIAERENLQTRERERTTESYFVYVAIDDDNTPTIVPELTVSTEEGERLRQEALADDLGRAD; the protein is encoded by the coding sequence ATGACTGACCTCGTGGAGACGGTGGTCGAGAACCGGGAGATGGTCCAGCCGAACCACGCCAATATGTTGGACGTCGCCCACGGCGGCAACGTCATGAAGTGGATGGACGAAGTCGGTGCGATGTCGGCGATGCGGTTCTCGGGCGAGATGTGTGTCACCGCCCGCGTCAATCAGATGAACTTCGAGCGGCCGATCCCGGTCGGCGACACCGCCTACATCACCGCCTACGTCTACGACGCCGGGTCCTCGAGCGTGAAGGTCCGGCTGATCGCCGAGCGCGAGAACCTCCAGACCCGCGAGCGCGAACGGACCACCGAATCGTACTTCGTCTACGTCGCGATCGACGACGACAACACGCCGACGATCGTCCCCGAGTTGACCGTCAGCACCGAGGAGGGCGAACGGCTCCGGCAGGAGGCACTCGCGGACGATCTGGGCCGGGCCGATTGA
- a CDS encoding TraB/GumN family protein, with product MSDAGEADVPEPPEPPDRERGSIQVLGTAHVSQASVDEVRDTIERERPDVVAVELDEGRYNQMQGGTPDDVEAEDLLSGNTVFQFLAYWMLSYVQSRLGDQFDIEPGADMRAAIEAAEEHGSGVALVDRDIQVTIQRFWSRLTFTEKLKMVGGLALGITDPRTLGLTFGAIGGLLVGFLVAAFVAPLLGFGDLLLVGVTDAATLQYAGGVAIGALVGAVAGLLVLPPLESAEEYTGGLLSGFSLRVLGGIALGSVACLGLVATDTFVGPFSAASVESAGIYAVRGSTGMLAGLGVGVSIGAVVGLFLDAAGADVEEIDEIDIEEMTDGDVVAAMMEEFRQFSPSGANALIDERDAYIASHLHELREQGYDVLAVVGAGHRAGIERHLENPAGIPSRESISGTASSRRFSPLKILGYLVMVGFLAFFFLLIMAGVRNVFLLKVFAAWFLFNGIFAFTLARLAGARWTSAGVGGAVAWLTSINPLLAPGWFAGYVELRHRPVNVRDIQTLNEIVDDTERPIDEAMAAMFDVPLFRLIMIVALTNVGSMIATFLFPFVVLPWLAGPEIGGVDALMGELFEGARNSLELLRGLL from the coding sequence ATGAGCGATGCAGGCGAGGCCGACGTGCCGGAGCCGCCCGAGCCACCCGACCGCGAGCGTGGCTCCATCCAGGTTCTCGGGACGGCACACGTCTCGCAGGCGAGCGTCGACGAGGTACGGGACACCATCGAGCGCGAGCGACCGGACGTGGTCGCCGTGGAACTTGACGAAGGCCGGTACAACCAGATGCAGGGCGGCACGCCCGACGACGTCGAGGCCGAGGACCTGCTCTCGGGCAACACCGTCTTTCAGTTTCTGGCCTACTGGATGCTCTCGTACGTCCAGTCGCGGCTGGGCGACCAGTTCGACATCGAGCCCGGGGCCGACATGCGGGCGGCGATCGAGGCCGCCGAGGAGCACGGCAGCGGCGTCGCCCTGGTCGATCGCGACATTCAGGTGACGATCCAGCGGTTCTGGAGCAGGCTCACGTTCACGGAGAAACTGAAGATGGTCGGCGGCCTCGCGCTCGGCATCACCGATCCCCGGACGCTCGGGCTGACGTTCGGCGCGATCGGCGGCCTGCTCGTCGGCTTTCTGGTCGCCGCGTTCGTCGCCCCGCTGCTCGGGTTCGGCGACCTCCTGCTGGTCGGCGTCACCGACGCCGCGACGCTGCAGTACGCCGGCGGTGTCGCCATCGGCGCCTTAGTCGGTGCCGTCGCCGGCCTGCTCGTCCTCCCGCCGCTCGAGTCGGCCGAAGAGTACACCGGCGGGCTCCTCTCGGGGTTCTCGCTACGGGTCCTCGGGGGAATCGCCCTCGGGAGCGTCGCCTGTCTCGGGCTGGTCGCGACCGACACCTTCGTCGGCCCCTTCTCGGCGGCGAGCGTCGAGAGCGCCGGTATCTACGCGGTTCGCGGAAGTACCGGGATGCTGGCGGGACTCGGCGTCGGCGTCTCGATCGGGGCGGTCGTCGGCCTCTTCCTCGACGCGGCCGGCGCCGACGTCGAGGAGATCGACGAGATCGACATCGAGGAGATGACCGACGGCGACGTCGTCGCCGCCATGATGGAGGAGTTCCGGCAGTTCAGCCCCAGCGGCGCGAACGCCCTGATCGACGAGCGCGACGCCTACATCGCCTCGCACCTCCACGAACTCCGCGAGCAGGGGTACGACGTCCTCGCGGTCGTCGGTGCCGGTCACAGGGCCGGCATCGAACGCCACCTCGAGAACCCGGCGGGTATCCCCTCGCGGGAGTCGATCTCGGGGACCGCCTCGAGTCGGCGGTTCTCGCCGCTGAAGATCCTCGGCTATCTCGTCATGGTCGGCTTCCTCGCGTTCTTCTTCCTGCTCATCATGGCCGGCGTCAGGAACGTCTTCCTGCTGAAGGTGTTCGCCGCCTGGTTCCTGTTCAACGGGATCTTCGCCTTCACCCTGGCGCGGCTGGCCGGCGCGCGCTGGACCAGCGCGGGCGTCGGCGGCGCGGTCGCGTGGCTGACGAGCATCAACCCGCTGCTCGCGCCGGGCTGGTTCGCGGGCTACGTCGAACTCAGACACCGGCCGGTCAACGTCCGCGACATCCAGACGCTCAACGAGATCGTCGACGACACCGAGCGGCCGATCGACGAGGCGATGGCCGCGATGTTCGACGTGCCGCTGTTCCGGCTGATCATGATCGTCGCGCTGACGAACGTCGGGAGCATGATCGCGACCTTCCTGTTCCCCTTCGTCGTGTTGCCGTGGCTAGCCGGCCCCGAGATCGGCGGCGTCGACGCGCTGATGGGCGAACTGTTCGAAGGGGCGAGAAACAGCCTCGAGCTGCTCCGGGGGCTGCTATGA
- a CDS encoding zinc metalloprotease — MNHRTRTGSGRELTFSDRELRDLAIAWLTLSVAFALLYVKVHLGESPSEFVVMVVLSLVTVGVAFLLHEIAHKVVAIEHGQIAEFRADYQMLFLALMGALVGFLFAAPGAVYHRGRVTQRENGLIALAGPVTNLLLALLFLPLMVFPSYLGMIGQMGVGINVVLAAFNMIPFGPLDGKSVLEWHKGVFALVFVPSVLLAAFIIFYVGLF, encoded by the coding sequence ATGAACCACCGAACGCGGACCGGCTCCGGGCGCGAACTCACCTTCAGTGATCGAGAACTGCGCGATCTCGCGATCGCGTGGCTCACCCTCAGCGTCGCCTTTGCGCTGCTTTACGTCAAAGTACACCTCGGGGAAAGTCCGAGCGAGTTCGTCGTCATGGTCGTGTTGAGTCTCGTCACGGTCGGCGTCGCGTTCTTGCTCCACGAGATCGCTCACAAGGTCGTCGCGATCGAACATGGACAGATCGCCGAGTTCCGGGCCGACTACCAGATGCTATTTCTGGCTCTCATGGGCGCGCTCGTCGGCTTCCTCTTCGCCGCACCCGGGGCCGTCTACCACCGTGGGCGAGTGACTCAGCGGGAGAACGGGCTCATCGCGCTCGCCGGACCGGTGACGAACCTCCTGCTCGCGCTGCTCTTTCTCCCGTTGATGGTCTTTCCGAGCTACCTCGGAATGATCGGCCAGATGGGCGTCGGGATCAACGTCGTTCTCGCCGCGTTCAACATGATCCCTTTCGGCCCGCTCGACGGCAAATCCGTCCTCGAGTGGCACAAGGGCGTCTTCGCGCTGGTGTTCGTTCCCAGCGTGTTGCTGGCGGCGTTTATCATCTTCTACGTCGGGCTGTTCTGA
- the purM gene encoding phosphoribosylformylglycinamidine cyclo-ligase has product MTDSADDADDEGLTYAETGVDIAASEDATAALLEAFGSGLRTEYAGMIDIGDRYLALATDGVGTKLLVAEAVEDFSTIGIDCIAMNVNDLVAAGVEPVAFVDYLAIDEPDEDLTNGIGEGLAVGLERADLTMLGGETAVMPEVVKGFDLAGTCAGLADKDEIFDGEAEAGDALVGFPSNGIHSNGLTLAREAVTRGHEYTDAFPLDPEKTIGEELLRPTRIYTDLLEPMRECGVRAAAHVTGGGWTNLLRMGEFEYVVDDPLPAQPIFEFVQDEGNVTDEEMHRTFNMGTGFVVAVPEDRAADLVAETDGRVIGHVGDGDGVEIRGCSLS; this is encoded by the coding sequence ATGACCGACTCAGCCGACGACGCGGACGACGAGGGGCTCACCTACGCCGAGACGGGCGTCGACATCGCGGCCAGCGAGGACGCGACCGCCGCCCTGCTCGAGGCCTTCGGGAGCGGCCTGCGGACCGAGTACGCCGGGATGATCGACATCGGCGACCGGTACCTGGCGCTGGCGACCGACGGCGTCGGGACCAAGCTGCTGGTCGCCGAGGCCGTCGAGGACTTCTCGACGATCGGCATCGACTGCATCGCGATGAACGTCAACGACCTCGTGGCCGCGGGCGTCGAGCCCGTCGCGTTCGTCGACTACCTGGCGATCGACGAGCCCGACGAGGACCTGACCAACGGGATCGGCGAGGGGCTGGCCGTGGGGCTCGAGCGGGCCGACCTCACGATGCTCGGCGGCGAGACGGCCGTCATGCCGGAGGTCGTCAAGGGGTTCGATCTGGCGGGCACCTGTGCCGGCCTCGCGGACAAAGACGAGATCTTCGACGGGGAGGCCGAGGCCGGCGACGCGCTCGTCGGGTTCCCCTCGAACGGCATCCACTCGAACGGGTTGACGCTGGCCCGCGAGGCCGTCACCCGCGGCCACGAGTACACCGACGCGTTCCCGCTGGACCCCGAGAAGACGATCGGCGAGGAACTGCTGCGGCCGACCCGGATCTACACGGACCTGCTCGAGCCGATGCGCGAGTGCGGGGTCCGGGCGGCGGCCCACGTCACCGGCGGCGGCTGGACGAACCTGCTGCGGATGGGCGAGTTCGAGTACGTCGTCGACGACCCGCTGCCGGCCCAGCCGATCTTCGAGTTCGTTCAGGACGAGGGCAACGTCACCGACGAGGAGATGCACCGCACGTTCAACATGGGTACCGGATTCGTCGTCGCGGTTCCCGAGGATCGGGCCGCCGATCTCGTCGCCGAGACCGACGGACGGGTCATCGGCCACGTCGGAGACGGCGACGGCGTCGAGATCCGCGGCTGCTCGCTGTCCTGA
- a CDS encoding universal stress protein has protein sequence MYDTILIPTDGSEQANRGVEQGLSLADTYDADVVLLYVVDERRHGRTPALGSTEVEHAKIEDDAVEMLEEIAERARELGLDVDRECHRGLPWEEITSLAEQRDTDLIVMGRRGATNDRRTPLGSVADRVMRHTDIPVQAV, from the coding sequence ATGTACGACACGATCCTCATCCCGACCGACGGGAGCGAACAGGCGAACCGCGGAGTCGAGCAGGGGCTGAGCCTCGCCGACACCTACGACGCGGACGTCGTGCTTCTCTACGTCGTCGACGAACGCCGGCACGGACGGACGCCGGCGCTGGGAAGCACCGAGGTCGAACACGCAAAAATCGAAGACGACGCCGTCGAAATGCTCGAGGAGATCGCAGAGCGGGCCCGCGAGCTGGGGCTCGACGTCGACCGCGAGTGTCACCGCGGACTTCCCTGGGAAGAGATCACGTCCCTCGCGGAACAGCGGGACACCGATCTGATCGTGATGGGGCGACGCGGGGCGACTAACGACCGGAGAACGCCGCTCGGGAGCGTCGCCGACCGGGTGATGAGACACACCGACATCCCCGTCCAGGCCGTCTGA
- a CDS encoding macro domain-containing protein, with translation MEYEVVRGDIAAQSADAVVNAAGTSLRMGSGVAGALRRGAGEEINEAATAKGPIDLGAVAVTDAYDLAADYVIHAAAMPHYGDGQATAESIRAATRNSLETADELGCRSLVIPALGCGVAGFDLADGAAIIGAELERYDPDSLADVRFIAYSDAEYETVRAVTAAGSDADR, from the coding sequence ATGGAGTACGAGGTCGTTCGGGGTGACATCGCCGCACAGTCGGCCGACGCCGTGGTCAACGCCGCCGGGACGAGCCTCCGGATGGGATCGGGCGTCGCCGGCGCGCTCCGGCGCGGCGCGGGCGAGGAGATCAACGAGGCCGCCACGGCGAAGGGCCCGATCGACCTCGGCGCGGTCGCGGTCACAGACGCCTACGACCTCGCAGCCGATTACGTCATTCACGCCGCGGCAATGCCCCACTACGGAGACGGGCAGGCGACCGCCGAAAGCATCCGAGCGGCGACGCGAAATAGCCTCGAGACGGCCGACGAACTGGGCTGTCGCTCGCTCGTGATCCCGGCGCTTGGCTGTGGCGTCGCCGGCTTCGACCTCGCCGACGGGGCCGCGATCATCGGCGCGGAACTCGAGCGCTACGATCCCGACTCGCTCGCGGACGTCCGGTTCATCGCCTACAGCGACGCGGAGTACGAGACGGTTCGGGCGGTGACGGCCGCGGGGAGCGACGCGGACCGGTGA
- the dpsA gene encoding DNA starvation/stationary phase protection protein DpsA has product MSTQKTVRQSADTVEENELRLEQEKAEQIVDALNTELANAYVLYHQLKKHHWTVEGAEFLPLHEFLEEAYENVEEGADIIAERAQALGGVPVSGPANQEERATVEFEGEDVYDVRTMFENDLEMYGDIIESTRDSIELAENFGDHATAEILREILVDLEEDGHHFEHYLEDDTLVLEEATH; this is encoded by the coding sequence ATGAGTACCCAAAAGACCGTTCGCCAGTCGGCCGACACCGTCGAGGAGAACGAGCTTCGCCTCGAGCAGGAGAAGGCCGAACAGATCGTCGACGCACTGAACACGGAGCTGGCAAACGCCTACGTCCTCTACCACCAGCTCAAAAAGCACCACTGGACCGTCGAGGGTGCGGAGTTCCTCCCGCTCCACGAGTTCCTCGAGGAGGCCTACGAGAACGTCGAGGAGGGCGCTGACATCATCGCCGAGCGTGCGCAAGCGCTGGGCGGCGTCCCCGTCTCTGGGCCAGCGAACCAGGAAGAGCGCGCCACCGTCGAGTTCGAGGGCGAGGACGTCTACGACGTCCGCACGATGTTCGAGAACGACCTCGAGATGTACGGCGACATCATCGAGTCGACGCGCGACAGCATCGAACTCGCGGAGAACTTCGGTGACCACGCCACCGCCGAGATCCTCCGCGAGATCCTCGTCGACCTCGAGGAGGACGGCCACCACTTCGAACACTACCTCGAAGACGACACGCTGGTCCTCGAGGAAGCGACGCACTGA
- a CDS encoding aldehyde dehydrogenase family protein yields MATGIAQRRERLYVDGEWIETENALSVSDLAAGGTFARVAAAGPAHVRTALEAAHEIKPRMRETTVVERAEWCESIAERLREREEELAEVIVREAGKPISSARGEVEQAAERFDRAAEEARTVVSKGEYREGSTAGHEGWQAIVKHEPIGAVLCITPYNYPLATTALQVAPAIAAGNSVLLKPASKTPVSAAILADVIAGVDGIPDGAFNFVPGEASEIGDLLAGDDRINAIAMTGSSGAGKHVARESGMINLHMELGGNAPAVVFDDADLTDVAGDCAKGSFKYAGQRCSAISRVLAHESIHDDLVDLIDGQMDAWQAGDLFDEDTAVGPLISEDQADWVAELVDDAVEKGAEIVRGGSRRAPDGVPDELADQFFEPTLLANVPRDARLVDEEQFGPIAAITTFEDEAEALEIANGSDLALDAAVFTGDYERAMRMAERIDAGAVRINGAPSHGLGDVPFGGNKDSGIGREGIDASIHAMMREKSIVL; encoded by the coding sequence ATGGCAACCGGAATCGCACAGCGGCGGGAGCGGCTCTACGTCGACGGTGAGTGGATCGAAACCGAGAACGCGCTGTCGGTATCGGACCTCGCCGCCGGCGGGACGTTCGCACGGGTGGCGGCCGCGGGGCCGGCCCACGTCCGAACGGCGCTCGAGGCCGCCCACGAGATCAAACCGCGCATGCGGGAGACGACGGTCGTCGAGCGCGCCGAGTGGTGTGAATCGATCGCCGAGCGGCTCCGCGAGCGCGAGGAGGAACTCGCGGAAGTGATCGTCCGCGAGGCGGGCAAGCCGATCTCGTCGGCCCGCGGCGAGGTCGAGCAGGCGGCCGAGCGGTTCGACCGGGCGGCCGAGGAAGCGCGCACCGTCGTCAGCAAGGGCGAGTACCGCGAGGGCTCGACGGCGGGCCACGAGGGCTGGCAGGCGATCGTCAAACACGAGCCGATCGGTGCGGTGCTGTGTATCACCCCCTACAACTATCCGCTGGCGACGACGGCCCTGCAGGTCGCGCCCGCGATCGCGGCCGGCAACAGCGTCCTGCTCAAGCCCGCCAGCAAGACGCCGGTGTCGGCGGCGATCCTCGCCGACGTCATCGCCGGCGTCGACGGGATCCCCGACGGCGCGTTCAACTTCGTCCCCGGCGAAGCGAGCGAGATCGGCGACCTGCTGGCCGGCGACGACCGCATCAACGCGATCGCGATGACCGGCTCCTCGGGCGCGGGCAAACACGTCGCCCGCGAGAGCGGCATGATCAACCTCCACATGGAACTGGGCGGCAACGCCCCCGCCGTCGTCTTCGACGACGCCGATTTGACCGACGTCGCGGGCGACTGCGCCAAGGGCTCGTTCAAGTACGCCGGCCAGCGCTGCTCGGCGATCTCGCGGGTGCTGGCCCACGAGTCGATCCACGACGACCTCGTCGACCTGATCGACGGCCAGATGGACGCCTGGCAGGCCGGCGACCTCTTCGACGAGGACACCGCCGTCGGCCCGCTCATCAGCGAGGACCAGGCCGACTGGGTCGCCGAACTCGTCGACGACGCCGTCGAGAAGGGTGCGGAGATCGTCCGCGGGGGCAGCCGCCGCGCGCCCGACGGCGTCCCGGACGAACTGGCCGATCAGTTCTTCGAACCGACGCTGCTCGCGAACGTGCCCCGCGACGCCCGCCTCGTCGACGAGGAACAGTTCGGTCCCATCGCCGCGATCACGACCTTCGAGGACGAAGCCGAGGCCCTCGAGATCGCGAACGGCTCCGACCTCGCGCTCGACGCCGCGGTCTTCACCGGCGACTACGAGCGCGCGATGCGGATGGCCGAGCGCATCGACGCCGGCGCGGTCCGGATCAACGGCGCGCCGAGCCACGGGCTGGGCGACGTCCCCTTCGGCGGCAACAAGGACTCGGGAATCGGCCGCGAGGGGATCGACGCCTCGATCCACGCGATGATGCGCGAGAAGAGCATCGTACTGTAG
- a CDS encoding carbohydrate kinase family protein — protein sequence MPHDVLVAGETLIDFVPERAGSLEDVPGFERRPGGAPANVAVALVRLEEPPLFWTRVGDDPFGRYLERTLADYGIPDRFVERDSGAKTTLAFVTHDEIGDREFTFYRDGTADTRLEPGRIDDATLADCEWVHAGGVTLSSGSAREATLDLLERAAAADCTVSSDPNLRPELWPDEGTVASVVGDALAHVDVCLATVSELEALGFEGESATALARAAVEVGAVHTAFVTRGSEGAVAVAGADAPWPAATVEHPGFAVEAVDTTGAGDAFVAGAITALRDGDDLENAVAFANAVGARATTGRGGMTALPTRDEVAALLEGE from the coding sequence ATGCCCCACGACGTCCTCGTCGCCGGCGAAACGCTCATCGATTTCGTCCCCGAGCGAGCGGGGTCGCTCGAGGACGTCCCCGGCTTCGAACGCCGCCCCGGCGGTGCGCCGGCGAACGTCGCCGTCGCGCTCGTCCGCCTCGAGGAGCCACCGCTGTTCTGGACCCGCGTCGGCGATGACCCGTTCGGTCGGTATCTCGAGCGGACGCTGGCCGACTACGGGATTCCCGACCGGTTCGTCGAGCGGGACTCCGGGGCGAAGACGACCCTCGCGTTCGTGACTCACGACGAGATCGGCGACCGCGAGTTCACCTTCTACCGGGACGGGACCGCGGATACCCGCCTGGAGCCGGGGCGGATCGACGACGCGACGCTCGCGGACTGCGAGTGGGTCCACGCCGGCGGCGTGACCCTTTCGAGCGGTTCCGCGCGTGAGGCGACGCTCGACCTGCTCGAGCGGGCCGCGGCCGCCGACTGCACCGTCTCGTCCGATCCGAACCTGCGGCCGGAACTGTGGCCCGACGAGGGAACGGTCGCGAGCGTGGTCGGGGACGCGCTCGCACACGTCGACGTCTGTCTCGCGACGGTCTCGGAACTCGAGGCGCTCGGGTTCGAGGGCGAGTCCGCGACGGCGCTCGCTCGAGCCGCGGTCGAGGTGGGGGCGGTCCACACCGCGTTCGTCACCCGCGGCAGCGAGGGCGCGGTTGCGGTCGCGGGCGCGGACGCACCGTGGCCGGCGGCGACGGTCGAGCATCCGGGATTCGCGGTCGAGGCCGTCGACACCACGGGCGCGGGCGACGCCTTCGTCGCCGGGGCGATCACCGCCCTGCGAGACGGCGACGACCTCGAGAACGCAGTGGCGTTCGCGAACGCGGTCGGAGCGCGGGCGACCACCGGCCGAGGCGGAATGACCGCGCTGCCGACCCGCGACGAGGTCGCGGCGCTGCTCGAGGGAGAGTGA
- a CDS encoding YhjD/YihY/BrkB family envelope integrity protein has product MGINVRGAVPFAKSVVTGISEKNVTFMAASIAYQAFISLLPLLILVFFLVAFVGGEGLAQQVSSVTEGFLPESGQVLLEEGIEGDTGSVGTSIIGLVALLWGSLKIFRGLDTAFSEIYATTDENSLVDQLQDGAVVFGAVGVALVAAALTTIAFAFFPTIPFLGLLNPLLLVVGLTIAFLPMYYRFPDADLSVRQVLPGVVVAAVGWALLQSLFQVYVAVSSSSDSAGPIGAILLLLTWLYFGGLILLVGAVVNATHSGHIDIDPDESEDESLEGIPEDAEREPFVDDGRRERERLEARLAELRRERDQLRNDREAQRSRRYRLEDRVDDLESRVDSLETENRALTEENERLRRELASSRSSSWRGRLRGVLSRVRTLNVGVLEDRSE; this is encoded by the coding sequence ATGGGTATCAACGTCCGCGGCGCGGTCCCGTTCGCGAAGTCGGTCGTGACGGGGATCAGCGAGAAGAACGTGACGTTCATGGCGGCCAGTATCGCGTATCAGGCCTTCATCTCGCTGCTCCCGCTGCTGATCCTCGTGTTCTTCCTCGTCGCGTTCGTCGGCGGCGAGGGGCTCGCCCAGCAGGTGTCGTCGGTCACCGAGGGCTTTCTCCCCGAGAGTGGCCAGGTACTGCTCGAGGAGGGGATCGAGGGCGACACCGGCAGCGTCGGGACTTCGATCATCGGACTCGTCGCGCTCCTGTGGGGGTCGCTGAAAATCTTCCGCGGGTTGGACACCGCCTTCTCGGAGATTTACGCCACGACCGACGAGAACTCGCTGGTCGATCAGCTCCAGGACGGGGCCGTCGTCTTCGGCGCGGTCGGCGTCGCGCTGGTCGCCGCGGCCCTGACGACGATCGCCTTTGCCTTCTTCCCGACGATCCCCTTCCTCGGACTGTTGAACCCGCTGTTGCTCGTCGTCGGGCTGACGATCGCGTTCCTCCCGATGTACTACCGCTTTCCCGACGCCGACCTCTCCGTCCGCCAGGTGCTGCCGGGCGTCGTCGTCGCCGCGGTCGGCTGGGCGCTTCTCCAGTCGCTCTTTCAGGTCTACGTCGCGGTCTCGAGCAGTTCCGACTCGGCCGGCCCGATCGGCGCGATCCTGCTCTTGCTCACGTGGCTGTACTTCGGCGGGCTGATCCTGCTGGTCGGGGCCGTCGTCAACGCGACACACTCCGGCCACATCGACATCGATCCCGACGAGAGCGAGGACGAGTCGCTCGAGGGCATCCCCGAGGACGCCGAGCGCGAGCCGTTCGTCGACGACGGCCGGCGCGAACGCGAGCGCCTCGAGGCGCGACTGGCCGAGTTGCGGCGGGAACGCGATCAGTTACGGAACGACCGCGAGGCCCAGCGCAGCCGTCGCTACCGGCTCGAGGACCGCGTCGACGACCTCGAGTCGCGGGTCGACTCCCTCGAGACCGAAAACCGCGCCCTCACCGAGGAAAACGAACGGCTCCGGCGCGAACTCGCGTCCAGCCGCAGCTCGTCGTGGCGGGGGCGACTGCGCGGCGTGCTTTCGCGAGTCCGAACGCTGAACGTCGGCGTCCTCGAGGACCGGAGCGAATAG